From Halotia branconii CENA392, the proteins below share one genomic window:
- a CDS encoding P-II family nitrogen regulator: MKKIEAIVPADNLALVETALANAEIINMTVSTVRTYNRQMRQVQRYRGVEFTTNLMSQLKVEIVVENSQVDLLVVKITDAIRTLELGEGKIFITPVEQAIRACPTEV; this comes from the coding sequence ATGAAAAAGATTGAAGCGATCGTTCCTGCTGACAATTTGGCTTTAGTTGAAACTGCTCTTGCCAATGCCGAAATTATAAATATGACAGTTTCAACAGTACGTACCTACAATCGCCAAATGAGGCAAGTTCAACGCTATCGCGGTGTAGAGTTCACCACGAATTTGATGTCTCAACTCAAGGTAGAAATTGTTGTAGAAAACAGTCAAGTAGACTTGCTAGTAGTAAAGATTACAGACGCAATTCGGACTCTTGAACTTGGTGAAGGCAAAATTTTCATTACTCCAGTCGAACAAGCCATTCGAGCATGTCCTACAGAAGTGTGA